From the genome of Gilliamella sp. wkB7, one region includes:
- the lptM gene encoding LPS translocon maturation chaperone LptM, translating to MKSSIKLLSILLVTLTLLGCGLKGPLYMPAENPTASMDSYSINQTS from the coding sequence ATGAAATCATCTATAAAATTACTTTCTATACTTTTAGTTACATTGACATTATTGGGGTGTGGATTGAAAGGGCCTCTTTATATGCCGGCTGAAAACCCAACAGCATCAATGGATTCGTATTCAATTAACCAAACATCATAA
- the recG gene encoding ATP-dependent DNA helicase RecG, which produces MVNRFFNHIPLIKLSGIGSSLEKKFHALGIDTIQDLLFHFPLRYEDRSSSCAIGDVAIGEHTTIEGCIIKTEVILKRKQMLVCHIQDESGIAILRFMNFNAGIKASLAQGKWVSAYGEIKSGKNYPEIIHPQYKVKASREDNALADASQERYTPIYPTTYGLTQNVIRKLIQSALLLLKRNPPAEILPPQLASHFLPALDSLNIIHNPPIDTDINQLVTGEHCAIKRFIFEELLAYHLSMLLLKVDNQKQQAYAMHTSQKFINPFLASLPFSPTNAQQRVVGDIYKDMAKPIPMMRLIQGDVGSGKTLVAALAALNAIENNQQVVLMAPTEILAEQHYNNFKQWFEPLGITVDWLSGRLTAKNKKLRYEGVQSGNITMLIGTHAVFVDKVEFAALGLVIIDEQHRFGVNQRLTLWEKGIKESMHPHQLIMTATPIPRTLAMTVYADLDVSVIDELPPGRTPVTTVVIPNSRRDEIIEKVNQACLSARQVYWVCTLVEESETLDAQAAEILVEELRERLPNLSIALIHGKMKSDEKQLVMQNFKAGNTQLLVATTVIEVGVDVPNASLMIIENAERLGLAQLHQLRGRVGRGSAVSHCVLMYQAPLSKVAQARMRVMRESNDGFVIAQKDLEIRGSGEILGTRQMGVANFKIVDLIRDQHLISEVQKTSNYLQQNYPQVAQQLIACWLPDRQKYINA; this is translated from the coding sequence ATGGTAAACCGTTTTTTCAATCACATTCCATTAATTAAATTAAGTGGAATTGGTAGTAGTTTAGAAAAAAAATTTCATGCCCTTGGTATTGATACCATTCAAGACTTATTATTCCATTTTCCCTTACGTTATGAAGATCGCTCTTCATCATGTGCCATTGGTGATGTAGCTATTGGCGAACATACCACGATTGAAGGTTGCATTATAAAAACCGAAGTGATCTTAAAACGCAAACAAATGTTAGTTTGTCATATACAGGATGAATCAGGCATAGCGATATTGAGATTTATGAATTTTAATGCTGGTATTAAAGCAAGTTTGGCTCAAGGAAAATGGGTAAGTGCCTACGGTGAAATAAAAAGTGGAAAAAATTATCCAGAAATTATTCATCCACAATATAAAGTTAAAGCGAGTCGTGAAGATAATGCCTTAGCCGATGCAAGTCAGGAAAGATATACCCCTATATATCCGACAACCTATGGGTTAACTCAAAATGTGATTCGTAAGTTGATTCAATCTGCTTTATTACTGTTAAAACGTAATCCTCCTGCTGAGATTTTACCTCCTCAATTAGCGAGCCATTTTTTACCCGCGTTAGATTCATTAAATATCATTCATAACCCACCAATTGATACCGATATTAATCAATTAGTTACTGGTGAGCATTGTGCGATTAAACGATTTATTTTTGAAGAGTTACTTGCTTATCACTTAAGTATGTTGCTATTGAAAGTCGATAATCAAAAGCAACAAGCTTATGCCATGCATACAAGTCAGAAGTTTATAAACCCTTTTTTAGCATCATTACCTTTTAGTCCTACGAATGCTCAGCAACGTGTCGTTGGGGATATTTATAAAGACATGGCTAAACCTATTCCGATGATGCGTTTAATTCAAGGGGATGTGGGTTCAGGTAAAACTTTAGTTGCTGCATTGGCGGCATTAAATGCCATAGAAAATAATCAACAAGTTGTCTTAATGGCACCGACCGAGATATTAGCGGAACAGCACTATAACAATTTTAAACAATGGTTTGAACCTCTTGGCATAACTGTGGATTGGTTATCTGGGCGTTTAACTGCAAAAAATAAAAAGCTGCGTTATGAAGGCGTACAAAGTGGCAATATCACTATGTTAATTGGTACGCATGCTGTTTTTGTTGATAAAGTGGAATTTGCAGCTTTAGGCTTGGTGATTATTGATGAACAGCACCGCTTTGGTGTTAATCAGCGATTAACATTGTGGGAAAAAGGTATAAAAGAAAGTATGCATCCTCATCAGTTAATTATGACGGCAACACCGATCCCAAGAACGTTGGCAATGACTGTCTATGCTGATTTAGATGTCTCGGTGATTGATGAGTTACCGCCTGGCCGCACGCCTGTTACAACGGTCGTTATACCTAATTCTAGACGAGATGAGATTATTGAAAAAGTCAATCAAGCTTGTTTAAGTGCACGGCAAGTTTATTGGGTTTGTACCTTAGTTGAAGAGTCAGAAACACTTGATGCCCAAGCTGCTGAAATATTAGTTGAGGAATTGCGTGAGCGATTACCTAATTTATCCATAGCGTTAATACATGGCAAAATGAAATCAGATGAAAAGCAGTTAGTCATGCAAAACTTTAAAGCAGGTAACACTCAACTCTTAGTTGCAACAACGGTAATTGAAGTTGGTGTTGATGTTCCCAATGCAAGTTTGATGATTATTGAAAATGCTGAACGACTGGGATTAGCTCAATTGCACCAATTACGTGGGCGAGTCGGTCGGGGTAGTGCCGTTTCTCATTGTGTTTTAATGTATCAAGCTCCACTTAGTAAGGTCGCTCAAGCCCGAATGAGAGTCATGCGTGAAAGCAATGATGGTTTTGTTATTGCCCAAAAAGATCTTGAAATTCGTGGTAGTGGTGAAATTTTAGGGACTCGTCAAATGGGTGTGGCAAACTTTAAAATCGTTGATTTAATCCGTGATCAACATCTGATTAGTGAAGTACAAAAAACATCTAACTATCTACAACAAAACTACCCTCAAGTTGCCCAGCAATTAATAGCTTGTTGGCTTCCAGATCGTCAAAAATACATTAATGCTTAG
- the spoT gene encoding bifunctional GTP diphosphokinase/guanosine-3',5'-bis pyrophosphate 3'-pyrophosphohydrolase — protein MQYFDGLKEVVTSYLPAKQVEIIQDAYLFAQKAHDGQFRCSGEPYITHPVAVATILADMRLDYETIIAALLHDTIEDTPVTFQDITEKFGKHVAILVEGVSKLDKLKFRNRQEAQAENFRKMVLAMTEDVRVILIKLADRTHNMRTLGSLRPDKRRRIAKETLEIYAPLAHRLGIHHIKTELEILGFTAMHPNRAKVLEKVVDVARGTRKELIKQILSEIRGRLADAHIDAVVEGLEKNIYVIYQKMQMREQHFHSIMDIYIFRVVVKDVDACYRALGLVHNLYKPRLNRFKDYIAIPKANGYQSLHSSLIGPHGTPVEVQIRTEDMDQMAEMGVAAHWVYNEKDEITHTTAQIKAQRWMQSLLELQQSVGNSYEFIENVKSDLFPKEIYVFTPKGRIVQLPEGATAVDLAYAVHTDIGHQCIGAIVDRKPYPLSQPLSNGQTVEIITSPEARPNARWLSFVVSSKARSRIRQALKSLKREDAMVLGRRLLNLALVNTGGIEDLTDQQIKKILQITKLQSFDDVLAEIGLGNIMSHFIAKGLKHNELLQDQSDPSSTLVITGSEGVLVTFSKCCHPIPNDPIIGHVSTEKGLTVHHESCRNITGYQNNPDKYIPLKWATNIDQFFVAEIWVDILNNQGSLGHVLSIINDEKAHLQWLNTEEKDRQIYTIILQIEVKNSQQLNELIRKLSLQQDVVSVTRNIN, from the coding sequence ATGCAATATTTTGATGGTTTAAAAGAGGTTGTCACATCTTATCTTCCAGCTAAACAAGTTGAAATTATTCAAGATGCTTATCTCTTTGCTCAAAAGGCGCATGACGGGCAATTCCGATGTAGCGGTGAACCTTATATCACTCATCCAGTCGCGGTTGCGACAATTTTAGCCGATATGCGACTGGATTATGAAACAATCATCGCTGCACTCTTACATGATACTATTGAAGACACACCTGTCACCTTTCAAGATATAACGGAAAAATTTGGTAAACACGTTGCTATCTTAGTTGAAGGTGTTTCTAAATTAGATAAATTAAAATTTCGCAACAGACAAGAGGCACAAGCTGAAAATTTTCGCAAAATGGTTCTCGCCATGACCGAAGATGTACGCGTTATTTTAATTAAACTTGCTGACCGTACCCATAATATGCGAACACTGGGCTCATTAAGACCCGATAAACGCCGTCGCATAGCAAAAGAGACATTAGAGATTTATGCTCCTTTAGCACATCGTTTAGGTATTCATCATATTAAAACTGAGCTTGAAATATTGGGCTTTACCGCGATGCATCCTAATCGCGCAAAAGTTTTAGAAAAAGTCGTTGATGTCGCTCGTGGCACCAGAAAAGAACTTATTAAGCAAATTTTGTCAGAAATTAGAGGGCGTTTAGCTGATGCTCATATTGATGCAGTCGTGGAAGGATTAGAAAAAAATATCTATGTGATTTATCAGAAAATGCAAATGCGTGAACAGCATTTTCACTCAATCATGGATATCTATATTTTTCGCGTTGTCGTTAAAGATGTTGATGCCTGTTACCGAGCTCTGGGTTTAGTACATAATCTATATAAACCACGTCTTAATCGTTTTAAAGATTATATTGCCATTCCTAAAGCCAATGGTTACCAATCGTTACATTCATCGTTAATTGGTCCACATGGTACCCCAGTAGAGGTGCAAATACGCACTGAAGATATGGATCAAATGGCTGAAATGGGTGTAGCTGCTCATTGGGTATATAATGAAAAAGATGAGATTACGCATACAACAGCCCAAATTAAGGCTCAACGTTGGATGCAAAGCTTATTAGAACTGCAACAGAGTGTTGGTAATTCATATGAATTTATTGAAAATGTGAAATCGGATCTGTTTCCTAAAGAGATCTATGTCTTTACGCCTAAAGGCCGCATTGTTCAATTACCTGAAGGGGCAACAGCCGTTGATCTCGCTTACGCAGTCCATACTGATATTGGTCATCAATGTATTGGTGCAATAGTTGATCGCAAACCTTATCCGCTATCTCAGCCATTAAGTAATGGACAAACGGTTGAGATTATTACTTCACCTGAAGCTCGACCTAATGCTCGCTGGCTCAGTTTTGTGGTGAGTTCCAAAGCTAGATCGCGTATTCGTCAAGCGTTAAAATCGTTAAAACGTGAAGATGCTATGGTGCTAGGGCGTCGATTACTCAATTTAGCACTAGTTAACACAGGTGGAATTGAAGATCTTACTGATCAACAGATCAAGAAAATTTTACAAATTACCAAATTACAATCCTTTGATGATGTGTTGGCTGAAATTGGTTTAGGTAATATTATGAGTCACTTTATCGCCAAAGGCTTAAAGCATAATGAATTATTGCAGGATCAATCTGATCCGAGTTCAACTTTAGTGATAACGGGAAGTGAAGGTGTTTTAGTTACTTTTTCTAAATGTTGTCATCCAATACCTAATGACCCTATCATTGGTCATGTGAGTACAGAAAAAGGTTTAACTGTACATCATGAATCTTGTCGTAATATAACCGGTTATCAAAATAATCCTGACAAGTATATTCCTCTTAAATGGGCGACAAATATTGATCAGTTTTTTGTTGCTGAAATTTGGGTAGATATCTTAAATAATCAAGGATCATTAGGTCATGTTCTTTCCATCATAAACGATGAAAAAGCTCATTTACAATGGTTAAATACGGAAGAAAAAGATCGACAAATTTATACTATTATCTTACAAATTGAAGTGAAAAACTCTCAACAACTCAATGAGTTAATACGAAAACTATCTTTACAACAAGATGTTGTGAGTGTGACTCGCAATATCAATTAA
- the rpoZ gene encoding DNA-directed RNA polymerase subunit omega, with translation MARVTVQDAVEKIGNRFDLVLVAARRARQLQIENKSPLIPEENDKETVVALREIEDGLVNKQILDTADFQARQDEEAEVRSALHESILLDNTPSYE, from the coding sequence ATGGCTCGTGTAACTGTCCAAGATGCAGTAGAAAAAATTGGTAATCGCTTTGATCTCGTTTTAGTTGCAGCAAGACGTGCTCGTCAATTACAAATTGAAAATAAATCGCCATTAATTCCAGAAGAAAACGACAAGGAAACCGTTGTTGCGTTACGTGAAATTGAAGATGGCCTTGTCAACAAACAAATTCTTGATACTGCTGATTTCCAAGCTCGTCAAGATGAAGAAGCGGAAGTTCGTTCTGCACTTCATGAATCGATTCTTCTTGATAATACTCCCTCGTACGAATAA
- a CDS encoding CinA family nicotinamide mononucleotide deamidase-related protein → MNKKIIKIEMLSTGDEVLYGQIIDTNAAWLSELLLQEGILMTSRHTVGDDLTQLICTLKQHSLDNDIIIVNGGLGPTSDDLSAQAAALANHESLILHQEWVDKIEQYFLSRGKTMSPSNIKQAMLPQSATLIDNPMGTACGFKMQINQCFLYFTPGVPSEFKEMVKTSILPEIKLRFPTLEKKLCYRLMTMGQTESDLATKIDNKLNIPTDIVVGYRAAMPMIELKLTGSEQQKNKMDELWQQIKSIVANNFLYEGVLTQHGDLGLAMLVSRILIEKGQTIAVIEQQSAGVIAQQLFECEAPLVKSEIVPLFPEDSKDYFLDTLTKNRADIVLGLVNFRERNTEFTLIIATSQQFLKFNLKYTGRQQNRHITQKILCAIALDALRRYFENMPIIGTNVWLDLIE, encoded by the coding sequence ATGAATAAAAAAATAATTAAGATCGAAATGCTCAGTACTGGTGATGAGGTTTTATATGGGCAAATAATTGATACCAACGCGGCTTGGTTGTCTGAATTGCTTTTACAGGAAGGCATCTTAATGACTTCCAGACACACGGTTGGCGATGATTTAACTCAACTTATTTGCACACTTAAACAACATAGTTTAGATAATGATATTATTATTGTAAACGGTGGTTTAGGACCAACAAGTGATGATTTAAGTGCACAGGCAGCAGCTTTAGCCAATCACGAATCCCTTATATTGCATCAAGAGTGGGTGGATAAAATTGAGCAATATTTTTTAAGCCGTGGTAAAACGATGTCACCAAGTAATATAAAACAGGCGATGTTACCCCAAAGTGCTACTTTAATTGATAATCCTATGGGAACGGCATGTGGCTTTAAAATGCAGATCAATCAGTGCTTTTTATATTTTACTCCTGGTGTCCCGAGCGAATTCAAAGAAATGGTTAAAACCTCAATTTTGCCTGAAATTAAATTAAGGTTTCCAACATTAGAAAAGAAATTATGTTATCGACTGATGACCATGGGACAAACAGAAAGTGATTTAGCAACGAAAATTGATAACAAACTAAATATACCAACTGATATTGTGGTTGGATATCGAGCAGCAATGCCAATGATTGAACTGAAATTAACGGGTTCAGAACAACAAAAAAATAAGATGGATGAGTTATGGCAACAAATAAAATCAATTGTGGCTAACAATTTCTTGTATGAAGGTGTTTTAACTCAACATGGCGATCTAGGCTTAGCAATGCTTGTTTCTAGAATTTTAATCGAAAAAGGACAAACAATCGCTGTTATTGAACAACAATCAGCAGGCGTTATTGCTCAGCAATTATTTGAGTGTGAAGCTCCGCTGGTTAAGTCGGAAATCGTTCCATTGTTTCCTGAGGATTCTAAAGACTATTTTTTAGACACATTAACTAAAAATAGGGCTGATATCGTACTTGGGCTAGTTAATTTTAGAGAAAGGAATACGGAATTTACTTTGATCATAGCTACGTCACAGCAGTTTTTAAAATTTAATTTGAAATACACAGGTCGACAACAGAATCGTCACATCACTCAAAAAATTCTTTGTGCAATTGCTTTAGATGCTTTACGCCGCTATTTTGAAAACATGCCAATTATTGGTACGAATGTTTGGTTAGATTTGATTGAATAA
- a CDS encoding SulP family inorganic anion transporter: MQKVENKGILQKIALWMPGLISLLHYRREYFNSDIKAGLSVAAVSLPVSIAYAELTGVGAIAGLYSTILPLIVYALFGSSKQLIVGPDTATCAVVAAVVFPLAANDPILRWQLVILLTIMIGIWCIIAGKLHLGALADLLSQPILIGLLNGISITIIIDQLAKTLGFSYDFSYLIERVVYLPFKISEIHILTALVSFFTLLILVALKRLRPRYPAPLFAVVIMTFFSWLFNFESHSIRIIGQVSGEFIPAESWIGFDKSKMRDLVVPSLNIAVICFVSMMITVRSFASKNNYETNADVEFRALGMANIVAGLSQGFVVSGTSSRTAVNDANGGKTQLVSIIAAILIGFVVLFFLSPLQYIPTCVLGVILIYSSLSLINFQTIFRFFKFDRDAFYLSLITFISVLLIGIIPGMALAVLLGLFLFLRRVFRPKDQLLGMDDSGRIHSLGKEVKPLKSTIIYRFNSPLTYFNIAYFKRKIISYIDESEEPINYVIVDAIPCFTYKDVSVLLGIEELVKSLKVRNVILILSGRRKTLKNWFKQMNIQLDEEYIEFAYDLYFSVRLVQSKEHINNDEDDVNSIEHIDNNDEEDVDSKDIDN, encoded by the coding sequence ATGCAAAAAGTGGAAAACAAAGGGATATTACAAAAAATAGCATTGTGGATGCCAGGATTAATCAGTTTATTGCATTATAGACGGGAATATTTTAATTCTGATATAAAAGCAGGCTTATCGGTCGCGGCTGTTTCGTTACCTGTATCAATTGCATATGCTGAATTAACGGGAGTAGGTGCTATAGCTGGATTATATTCAACCATTTTACCCCTTATTGTTTATGCACTTTTTGGCTCTTCCAAACAACTTATTGTAGGTCCAGATACCGCAACCTGTGCGGTAGTTGCAGCCGTTGTTTTTCCTTTGGCGGCAAATGATCCCATCTTACGTTGGCAACTGGTTATATTGTTAACCATTATGATTGGAATATGGTGTATTATTGCTGGTAAGTTGCATTTAGGGGCGTTAGCTGATTTGCTCAGTCAACCGATTTTAATTGGTCTACTTAATGGGATTTCAATCACAATTATCATTGATCAGTTGGCTAAAACATTAGGTTTCTCTTATGACTTTTCATACTTAATTGAACGAGTCGTGTATTTACCTTTTAAAATCTCTGAAATCCATATTTTAACTGCATTGGTCTCGTTTTTTACTTTACTCATACTCGTTGCTTTGAAAAGATTAAGGCCTCGCTATCCAGCTCCGCTTTTCGCTGTAGTGATAATGACCTTTTTTTCATGGTTATTTAATTTTGAATCGCACAGTATACGTATCATCGGTCAAGTTAGTGGTGAATTTATACCTGCTGAATCATGGATTGGCTTTGATAAATCAAAAATGCGAGATTTAGTGGTTCCATCATTGAATATAGCGGTTATCTGTTTTGTTAGTATGATGATAACGGTTCGTAGCTTTGCCTCTAAAAATAATTATGAAACAAACGCAGATGTAGAATTTAGAGCATTAGGTATGGCAAATATTGTAGCAGGATTATCACAAGGATTTGTGGTCAGTGGCACTTCATCGCGTACTGCGGTTAATGATGCCAATGGTGGTAAAACTCAGCTTGTTTCAATTATTGCTGCGATATTAATTGGTTTTGTGGTTCTGTTTTTTCTGTCGCCTTTACAATACATTCCCACTTGTGTATTAGGGGTGATTTTAATTTACTCTTCGCTATCTCTTATTAATTTCCAAACTATATTTCGTTTTTTCAAGTTTGATCGCGATGCGTTTTACTTAAGTTTAATCACGTTTATTTCGGTGTTATTGATTGGCATTATCCCAGGTATGGCGCTCGCAGTGTTGTTAGGACTCTTTCTGTTTTTACGCCGTGTTTTCAGACCAAAAGATCAACTTTTAGGGATGGATGATAGTGGTCGCATTCACTCTTTAGGTAAAGAGGTTAAACCACTAAAAAGTACAATTATTTATCGATTTAATTCCCCACTCACTTATTTCAATATTGCATATTTCAAGCGAAAAATTATAAGTTATATTGACGAGTCAGAAGAGCCAATAAACTACGTGATTGTAGATGCGATTCCTTGTTTTACTTACAAAGATGTCAGCGTTTTACTTGGTATTGAAGAGTTAGTTAAATCTTTAAAGGTTAGGAATGTTATTTTGATCCTATCTGGTAGGCGAAAAACACTCAAAAATTGGTTTAAACAGATGAATATACAGCTTGATGAAGAGTATATTGAATTTGCTTATGATCTCTATTTTTCAGTCAGGTTAGTGCAAAGTAAAGAACATATAAACAATGACGAAGACGATGTGAATAGCATAGAACATATAGACAATAATGATGAAGAAGATGTAGATAGCAAAGATATTGATAATTGA
- the pmbA gene encoding metalloprotease PmbA, whose product MSIEQIKKDALTQKENLSAIVAHAIEQAKPRVDSVEVSINQSTGISISTRMGETENVEFNSDGALGITVYQNQRKGSASTNDLSPQAIAQTIDMAINIMQYTSPDPYSGLGDVDLMAFDAPDLDLFYPSDLNVDKAIEQAKQAEEAALAYPEIINSDGSYFGSRYGIYMYGNSLGMLNGYCASSHSLSCSVIAKQDEQMERNYAFTSSRDINNLKSPLWVGQQAAEKTISHLGARQIETMQVPVLFCADVAVGLIRHLVSAISGGAIYRKSSFLLDSVGKTIFPSWLTILEDPFILKGIGSSPFDSEGTKTVKRNIIEQGILQTYLLSNYSARKLGLKSTGHAGGIHNWLVSSSQTDADFNAMLAKLDKGVVVTSLMGDGVNNVTGDYSRGATGFWVENGQIQYPINEFTVAGNLKDMYQNIVAIGNDLETRSNIQCGSILIENISIAGR is encoded by the coding sequence ATGAGTATAGAACAAATCAAAAAAGACGCTTTAACCCAAAAAGAAAATTTATCCGCTATTGTTGCTCATGCTATTGAGCAAGCTAAACCAAGAGTTGATTCGGTTGAAGTTTCAATTAATCAATCCACGGGTATAAGTATCAGCACTCGTATGGGTGAAACTGAAAACGTAGAATTTAATAGCGATGGTGCATTAGGCATTACGGTTTATCAAAACCAACGTAAGGGAAGTGCATCAACAAATGATTTATCCCCGCAGGCGATTGCCCAAACCATTGATATGGCCATCAACATTATGCAATATACTTCACCCGATCCTTATTCTGGTTTAGGTGATGTAGATTTGATGGCATTTGATGCACCTGATTTAGATCTGTTCTATCCAAGTGATTTGAATGTCGATAAAGCCATAGAGCAAGCCAAACAAGCAGAAGAAGCTGCTTTAGCCTATCCCGAAATCATTAATAGTGATGGCAGTTATTTTGGAAGCCGTTATGGTATTTATATGTATGGGAATAGCTTGGGTATGTTGAATGGTTACTGTGCAAGTTCTCATTCACTATCTTGTTCAGTTATTGCAAAACAAGATGAACAAATGGAGCGCAATTATGCTTTCACTTCATCACGGGACATTAACAATCTAAAATCACCACTATGGGTCGGGCAACAAGCTGCCGAAAAAACGATTTCCCATTTAGGGGCGAGACAAATTGAGACCATGCAAGTCCCCGTTCTGTTTTGTGCGGATGTAGCGGTCGGATTAATTAGACACTTAGTGAGTGCGATAAGTGGTGGTGCAATTTATCGTAAATCTTCGTTTTTGTTAGATAGTGTGGGTAAAACAATATTCCCATCTTGGTTAACTATTTTGGAAGATCCTTTCATTTTAAAAGGAATTGGTTCTTCACCATTTGATAGTGAAGGAACAAAAACCGTTAAACGTAATATTATTGAGCAGGGTATTTTACAAACTTATTTATTGAGTAATTACTCAGCCAGAAAATTAGGTCTAAAATCAACAGGACATGCTGGGGGGATACATAATTGGTTAGTCTCATCAAGTCAAACAGATGCAGACTTTAATGCTATGTTAGCCAAATTAGATAAAGGTGTGGTTGTAACCTCTTTAATGGGGGATGGTGTTAATAATGTCACGGGAGATTATTCACGTGGAGCCACTGGATTTTGGGTGGAAAATGGTCAAATCCAGTATCCAATCAATGAATTTACGGTTGCTGGTAATCTCAAAGATATGTATCAAAATATCGTTGCGATAGGGAATGATCTTGAAACAAGAAGTAATATTCAATGCGGATCAATTTTAATTGAAAACATAAGTATAGCTGGAAGATAA
- the yjgA gene encoding ribosome biogenesis factor YjgA: MNQNQETIKEPNLAVDEIEDEIIYVSKSEIKRDAEELKKLGIELVNLSKNEIVKIPLDEDLLYAIELAQKIKKEGYRRQIQYIGKLLRSRDIEPITLALNKLKNRHNQQVAIFHKLEKLRDELIETGDAETIIGLYPNADRQQLRTLARLAKKELQSNKPPKTARQIFQYLKELSDTE; the protein is encoded by the coding sequence ATGAATCAAAATCAAGAGACAATCAAAGAGCCAAACTTAGCTGTCGACGAGATCGAAGATGAGATCATTTACGTCAGTAAGAGCGAAATCAAAAGAGATGCTGAAGAACTTAAAAAACTCGGAATTGAGCTAGTTAATCTAAGTAAAAATGAAATTGTTAAAATTCCTCTTGATGAAGATTTACTTTACGCTATCGAATTAGCGCAAAAAATCAAAAAAGAAGGTTATAGAAGACAAATTCAATATATTGGCAAGTTGCTTCGCAGTCGAGATATCGAACCGATAACCCTTGCTCTAAACAAACTTAAAAATCGCCATAATCAACAAGTAGCAATATTTCATAAATTAGAAAAATTGCGCGATGAACTTATTGAAACAGGTGATGCAGAAACCATTATTGGTTTATACCCTAATGCTGACAGGCAACAACTGCGTACTTTAGCTCGTTTAGCCAAAAAAGAGTTACAATCCAATAAGCCACCTAAAACAGCAAGACAAATTTTTCAATATTTAAAAGAATTGAGCGATACAGAATAA
- the ppa gene encoding inorganic diphosphatase, translating into MGLLNVPAGKELPDDIYVVIEIPANADPIKYEVDKDTGAIFVDRFMATAMFYPCNYGYINNTLSLDGDPVDVLVPTPYPLQPGSVIRCRPVGVLKMTDESGEDAKLVAVPHTKLSKEYDHIKDVEDLPELLKSQIKHFFEQYKALEKGKWVKVDGWENADAARKEIIESFERANKK; encoded by the coding sequence ATGGGACTTTTAAATGTACCAGCAGGTAAAGAATTACCAGATGATATTTATGTTGTGATTGAAATTCCTGCCAATGCAGATCCAATCAAATATGAAGTAGATAAAGATACTGGCGCGATATTTGTTGACCGCTTTATGGCTACAGCTATGTTTTACCCATGTAACTATGGCTATATCAATAACACATTATCTCTTGATGGTGACCCTGTTGATGTATTAGTCCCAACTCCATACCCATTACAACCAGGTTCAGTTATTCGTTGTCGTCCTGTTGGTGTATTAAAAATGACTGACGAATCGGGTGAAGATGCTAAATTAGTTGCGGTACCACATACTAAACTTTCAAAAGAATATGACCATATTAAAGATGTTGAAGATTTACCAGAATTACTTAAATCTCAAATCAAACACTTTTTCGAACAATACAAAGCACTCGAAAAAGGTAAATGGGTTAAAGTTGATGGATGGGAAAACGCAGATGCGGCTCGTAAAGAAATTATCGAATCTTTCGAAAGAGCTAACAAAAAATAG
- the cspE gene encoding transcription antiterminator/RNA stability regulator CspE, protein MNKKTGQVKWFNESKGFGFITPTDGSKDVFVHFSAISGDGFKTLAEGQQVEFAIQDSPRGPAAAEVVVI, encoded by the coding sequence ATGAATAAGAAAACTGGCCAAGTAAAATGGTTTAACGAGAGTAAAGGTTTCGGTTTTATAACCCCTACCGATGGAAGTAAGGACGTATTTGTTCACTTCTCAGCTATTTCCGGCGACGGATTTAAAACTTTAGCTGAAGGTCAACAAGTCGAATTTGCTATCCAAGATAGCCCTCGTGGACCAGCAGCAGCTGAAGTTGTTGTTATTTAA